ACGAACTTGAACATCAGTATAGAATAAATTCAATTGATCTTGTAATTGCGCAGCACGTACATCTTTAGGATTTGGTGTTTTAGGATAATTTTGCGCTCTAGCCAACATACAACCTATTTTTGCATTAGGATCAATGGTATGACACTGTTGAACAGCCAAAGCACTGGCAACAAATTGGTGATGCAAAGCTTGGAAACGTAACTGAGCCTTTTGTTCCAGATTTAATTCATTATCGACTGCTCCGGTTCCAGTGAATCCACCAGTAATTGCGTTAATTTCATTGAAAGTCATCCAATATTTAACAACGCCTTTATAATGTTGGAAAAGCGTTTCTGTATAATGAGTAAAATTATCAATTGTTTGTCGACTAGCCCAGCCATTTTGCTTTAAGGTCAAGTTAAGGGGCATTTCATAATGTGAAATAGTAACTACTGGTTCAATCCCATATTTATGACATTCAGCAAAAACTTTATCATAAAATTCTAAGCCGGCAGCATTAGGTTCTTTTTCATCACCTTTAGGAAAAATTCGTGCCCAAGCAATAGAAATACGAAAGGCTTTAAAACCCATTTCAGCAAACAGTTTAATATCTTCTTGATAATGGTGGTAAAAGTCGATTCCTCGACGTTTAGGATACATTTCATCAGTTTTATCTGCGATAGCTTCTGCAATACTTTCTTGAGAAACGGTATTCATAGATAAATCATGATGAGTGGCAGCTTTTTTAACAACTTCAGCTGTCGTTAAGCCTTTGCCATCTTCATTCCATGCTCCTTCGATTTGGTTAGCAGCAGTTGCACCGCCCCAAAGAAAATCTTTTGCAAAACCTGTTGGCATATTTTTAGAATACATTTAATCTTC
The nucleotide sequence above comes from Bombilactobacillus bombi. Encoded proteins:
- a CDS encoding glycoside hydrolase family 1 protein codes for the protein MYSKNMPTGFAKDFLWGGATAANQIEGAWNEDGKGLTTAEVVKKAATHHDLSMNTVSQESIAEAIADKTDEMYPKRRGIDFYHHYQEDIKLFAEMGFKAFRISIAWARIFPKGDEKEPNAAGLEFYDKVFAECHKYGIEPVVTISHYEMPLNLTLKQNGWASRQTIDNFTHYTETLFQHYKGVVKYWMTFNEINAITGGFTGTGAVDNELNLEQKAQLRFQALHHQFVASALAVQQCHTIDPNAKIGCMLARAQNYPKTPNPKDVRAAQLQDQLNLFYTDVQVRGEYPEYMNRYFQENGVALQMQADDEQIIKNGTVDYLAFSYYMSSITSTDSKPEKFADSFMAGEKNPYLETSDWGWQIDPIGLRISLNEMWDRYRVPLFVVENGLGAEDKLTDDYQVHDSYRIDYLRQHIQQMKEAVKDGVQLMGYLTWGPIDLISASTSEMSKRYGFIYVDQDDAGQGTLKRYKKDSFDWYKKVIASNGEELD